From one Xiphophorus hellerii strain 12219 chromosome 18, Xiphophorus_hellerii-4.1, whole genome shotgun sequence genomic stretch:
- the napab gene encoding N-ethylmaleimide-sensitive factor attachment protein, alpha b isoform X2 translates to MDNSGKEKEAAALMAEAEKKLKSSQSFFGSMFGGSSKLEEACDMYVRAANMYKMAKNWCAAGNAFSKAAHLHLQMQSKHDAATNLIDAGNAFKKADPQEAINCLNRAIEIYTDMGRFTIAAKHHISIAEIYETEMVDIDKAIAHFEQAADYYKGEESTSSANKCLLKVATYAAQLEQYQKAIEIYEQVGTHAMDSTLLKYSAKDHFFKAALCHFCVDMLNAKLAVQKYEEMFPAFSDSRECKLLKKLLDAYEEQNVDGYTDAVKEYDTISRLDQWLTTMLLRIKKTIQDDENDLR, encoded by the exons ATGGACAACAGcgggaaagaaaaagaagccgCGGCTTTAATGGCGGAGGCGGAGAAGAAGTTAAAGTCTTCCCAGTCGTTTTTCGGCTCGATGTTTGG cgGTTCCTCTAAGTTGGAAGAGGCCTGTGACATGTATGTGAGAGCAGCCAACATGTACAAGATGGCGAAGAACTGGTGTG CTGCAGGAAATGCGTTTTCCAAAGCTGCTCATCTTCACCTGCAGATGCAGAGCAAACACGATGCAGCCACCAACCTGATAGACGCTGGAAACGCCTTCAAAAAAGCAGATCCACAAG AGGCTATCAACTGCTTAAACCGAGCCATCGAGATTTACACAGATATG GGTCGTTTCACCATCGCAGCGAAGCATCACATATCCATTGCAGAGATTTACGAGACAGAGATGGTGGACATCGACAag GCCATTGCTCATTTTGAACAAGCAGCAGATTATTATAAAGGTGAAGAATCCACCAg ttctgCAAACAAGTGCCTTCTTAAAGTTGCGACCTATGCAGCCCAGTTGGAGCAGTACCAGAAAGCGATAGAGATCTACGAACAG GTTGGAACTCACGCGATGGACAGTACGCTCCTGAAATACAGCGCCAAGGATCACTTCTTCAAGGCGGCGCTGTGTCACTTCTGTGTAGACATGCTAAACGCAAAG CTTGCCGTGCAGAAGTatgaagaaatgtttccagcGTTTTCAGACTCCAGAGAATGCAAGCTGTTGAAG AAACTTCTAGATGCATATGAAGAACAGAACGTGGACGGCTACACTGACGCG GTGAAGGAATATGACACCATTTCCCGTCTGGACCAGTGGCTCACTACCATGCTGCTACGCATCAAGAAGACCATACAGGACGACGAGAACGACCTCCGCTGA
- the napab gene encoding N-ethylmaleimide-sensitive factor attachment protein, alpha b isoform X1: MDNSGKEKEAAALMAEAEKKLKSSQSFFGSMFGGSSKLEEACDMYVRAANMYKMAKNWCGKKADLFSFSSSFTAVFMITVITPNHLLSAAGNAFSKAAHLHLQMQSKHDAATNLIDAGNAFKKADPQEAINCLNRAIEIYTDMGRFTIAAKHHISIAEIYETEMVDIDKAIAHFEQAADYYKGEESTSSANKCLLKVATYAAQLEQYQKAIEIYEQVGTHAMDSTLLKYSAKDHFFKAALCHFCVDMLNAKLAVQKYEEMFPAFSDSRECKLLKKLLDAYEEQNVDGYTDAVKEYDTISRLDQWLTTMLLRIKKTIQDDENDLR, encoded by the exons ATGGACAACAGcgggaaagaaaaagaagccgCGGCTTTAATGGCGGAGGCGGAGAAGAAGTTAAAGTCTTCCCAGTCGTTTTTCGGCTCGATGTTTGG cgGTTCCTCTAAGTTGGAAGAGGCCTGTGACATGTATGTGAGAGCAGCCAACATGTACAAGATGGCGAAGAACTGGTGTGGTAAGAAAGCCGAcctcttctccttctcctcctcattCACGGCTGTATTTATGATCACTGTTATAACACCAAACCATCTGCTCTCAGCTGCAGGAAATGCGTTTTCCAAAGCTGCTCATCTTCACCTGCAGATGCAGAGCAAACACGATGCAGCCACCAACCTGATAGACGCTGGAAACGCCTTCAAAAAAGCAGATCCACAAG AGGCTATCAACTGCTTAAACCGAGCCATCGAGATTTACACAGATATG GGTCGTTTCACCATCGCAGCGAAGCATCACATATCCATTGCAGAGATTTACGAGACAGAGATGGTGGACATCGACAag GCCATTGCTCATTTTGAACAAGCAGCAGATTATTATAAAGGTGAAGAATCCACCAg ttctgCAAACAAGTGCCTTCTTAAAGTTGCGACCTATGCAGCCCAGTTGGAGCAGTACCAGAAAGCGATAGAGATCTACGAACAG GTTGGAACTCACGCGATGGACAGTACGCTCCTGAAATACAGCGCCAAGGATCACTTCTTCAAGGCGGCGCTGTGTCACTTCTGTGTAGACATGCTAAACGCAAAG CTTGCCGTGCAGAAGTatgaagaaatgtttccagcGTTTTCAGACTCCAGAGAATGCAAGCTGTTGAAG AAACTTCTAGATGCATATGAAGAACAGAACGTGGACGGCTACACTGACGCG GTGAAGGAATATGACACCATTTCCCGTCTGGACCAGTGGCTCACTACCATGCTGCTACGCATCAAGAAGACCATACAGGACGACGAGAACGACCTCCGCTGA